The following proteins are co-located in the Planococcus plakortidis genome:
- a CDS encoding class I SAM-dependent methyltransferase, with the protein MKIDKNNAYIPALKYRWMTRFYDPLIQWGMQEKKLKMHLVNQAALQPEEVVMDLACGTGTLALLIRQSHSHVQVIGVDADPEIVAIAKEKINRNQTNGISFKEGFSDRLPFSNNLFHHVFTSLFIHHLTLEKKKETFEEVRRTLKPGGQFHIIDFEKPQNGLMRVAFFPVQLLDGFETTSPHVNGIIPNLLKETGFAAIEETGQFSTVVGTLRAYRAFKS; encoded by the coding sequence ATGAAGATAGATAAGAACAATGCGTATATACCGGCACTCAAATACCGCTGGATGACCCGGTTCTACGATCCGTTAATTCAATGGGGGATGCAGGAAAAAAAGCTTAAAATGCATTTGGTCAATCAAGCAGCCCTTCAACCTGAGGAAGTGGTAATGGATTTGGCTTGCGGCACAGGAACCTTGGCACTCTTAATACGGCAATCACATTCTCACGTTCAAGTGATTGGAGTCGATGCGGACCCGGAAATAGTAGCAATTGCGAAAGAAAAAATCAACAGAAATCAAACTAATGGAATTAGCTTCAAGGAAGGATTTTCTGACCGGCTTCCCTTTTCTAATAATCTGTTTCATCATGTCTTTACCAGTTTATTTATTCACCATTTAACGTTGGAGAAGAAGAAGGAAACTTTTGAGGAAGTTCGCCGGACACTCAAACCGGGCGGCCAATTCCATATTATTGATTTTGAGAAGCCGCAAAACGGTTTGATGCGTGTTGCATTCTTCCCCGTCCAGTTGTTAGACGGGTTCGAGACCACTTCCCCTCATGTCAATGGCATTATTCCGAATCTCTTGAAAGAAACCGGATTTGCTGCAATTGAAGAGACGGGGCAATTTTCAACCGTGGTTGGCACTTTACGGGCATACAGAGCTTTTAAGTCATAA
- the merA gene encoding mercury(II) reductase has translation MKKYRVDVQGMTCTGCEEHIAVALEAIGAKAIQADFRKGEALFELPENMEVEKAKKAIAEAKYQPGEAEEVRAQEALRPDEEGEFDYIIIGSGGAAFSSAIEAVKHGAKVAMIERGTVGGTCVNIGCVPSKTLLRAGEINHLARNNPFIGLHTSANEVDLAPLVKQKEELVTDLRNKKYVDLIEDYGFELIKGEARFVDEHTIEVDGLKLSAKRFLIATGAAPAVPAISGLAEVDYLTSTTLLELKKVPKRLTVIGSGYIGVELGQLFHHLGSEVTLIQRSSRLFKEYDPEISEALTKALTEQGIQLVTGATYERIEQDGEVKKVYVEVDGQKRIIESEQLLIAAGRKPNTESLNLQAAGVETGRLGEIRIDDYAKTTNERIYAAGDVTLGPQFVYVAAYQGRVAAGNAVGGRSEKLDLAVVPGVTFTAPAVATVGLTEKQAKENGYDVLTSVLPLEAVPRAQVNRETTGVFKLVADATTRQLLGGHIVAENAGDVIYAVTLAVKFGLTIENLSETFAPYLTMAEGVKLAALTFDQDVSHLSCCAG, from the coding sequence ATGAAAAAGTATCGAGTGGATGTCCAAGGGATGACCTGCACAGGATGCGAAGAACACATTGCAGTCGCGCTTGAAGCGATTGGCGCAAAAGCGATTCAAGCTGATTTTCGAAAAGGAGAAGCCCTATTTGAACTGCCGGAAAACATGGAGGTTGAAAAGGCAAAAAAAGCAATTGCTGAAGCCAAGTATCAGCCAGGGGAAGCAGAAGAAGTCCGAGCCCAAGAAGCACTCCGCCCGGATGAAGAAGGCGAATTTGACTACATCATCATCGGTTCCGGGGGAGCCGCCTTTTCTTCCGCCATCGAAGCTGTGAAACACGGGGCGAAAGTGGCGATGATCGAACGGGGAACGGTAGGCGGTACCTGTGTGAACATTGGCTGTGTTCCTTCCAAAACCTTATTACGGGCGGGAGAAATCAATCACTTGGCCAGGAACAACCCGTTTATCGGGCTGCATACCTCTGCGAATGAAGTGGATTTGGCTCCGCTGGTCAAACAGAAAGAGGAATTGGTGACGGATCTCCGGAACAAGAAATATGTCGATTTGATTGAAGACTACGGTTTTGAGTTGATCAAAGGGGAAGCCAGGTTTGTAGATGAACATACTATTGAAGTGGATGGCCTGAAGCTATCTGCCAAACGGTTTCTGATTGCGACGGGGGCGGCTCCTGCTGTGCCAGCCATTTCCGGTCTGGCAGAAGTGGATTACTTGACCAGCACGACCTTATTAGAGCTAAAGAAAGTGCCGAAACGCCTGACAGTCATCGGTTCCGGCTATATTGGTGTGGAATTGGGCCAGCTATTTCACCACCTCGGTTCAGAAGTCACACTGATACAAAGAAGTTCGCGTTTGTTCAAGGAATATGATCCGGAAATCTCGGAAGCCCTCACGAAAGCTTTGACCGAGCAAGGCATTCAGTTAGTGACCGGTGCCACATACGAGCGAATTGAACAGGATGGAGAGGTGAAAAAAGTTTATGTCGAGGTGGATGGCCAGAAGCGGATCATCGAATCCGAACAATTGCTGATTGCAGCTGGCCGAAAGCCCAATACGGAAAGCTTGAATCTGCAGGCGGCGGGTGTCGAAACAGGACGTCTTGGAGAAATTCGGATTGATGATTATGCCAAGACCACCAATGAACGGATTTATGCAGCGGGCGATGTTACACTGGGTCCTCAGTTTGTCTATGTAGCGGCTTATCAAGGGCGAGTGGCGGCAGGAAATGCGGTCGGTGGACGGAGTGAAAAACTGGATTTGGCCGTTGTGCCGGGCGTCACGTTTACAGCGCCGGCGGTTGCCACGGTCGGCTTGACAGAGAAACAGGCAAAAGAAAACGGCTATGACGTCCTTACTTCCGTCCTGCCGTTGGAGGCTGTTCCGCGAGCGCAAGTGAACCGGGAAACGACCGGAGTATTCAAGTTGGTGGCGGATGCGACAACACGCCAGCTGCTGGGCGGGCATATCGTAGCGGAAAATGCTGGAGATGTCATCTATGCGGTGACGCTTGCCGTAAAATTCGGTTTGACCATTGAAAATCTTAGCGAAACCTTCGCGCCGTATCTAACCATGGCCGAAGGGGTAAAGCTGGCTGCGCTAACGTTCGACCAGGATGTTTCCCACTTGTCATGTTGTGCCGGGTAA
- the merR gene encoding Hg(II)-responsive transcriptional regulator: MSYRISELATLCEVNKETIRYYEQKELLQEPVRNNSGYRIYSKETVKRVGFIRRLQELGFSLNEIYKLLGVVDKDNVRCEDMFDFVSRKEVEVRKQIEDLKRAERMLSELKDRCPDKKELHECPIIDVLMEEE; encoded by the coding sequence TTGAGCTATCGAATCAGTGAACTTGCAACCTTATGTGAAGTGAATAAGGAAACCATCCGATACTATGAACAAAAAGAGCTATTGCAAGAACCGGTCCGGAATAATTCGGGGTATCGGATTTATTCGAAGGAAACGGTCAAACGGGTAGGCTTTATCCGGCGGCTGCAGGAGTTGGGATTTTCATTGAATGAAATTTATAAATTATTGGGTGTTGTGGACAAAGACAATGTGCGCTGTGAAGATATGTTCGATTTTGTTTCCAGAAAAGAAGTGGAAGTCCGAAAGCAGATTGAGGATCTAAAGCGTGCGGAACGGATGCTGAGTGAGTTGAAAGACCGGTGTCCGGATAAAAAAGAGCTGCATGAATGCCCGATTATTGATGTATTGATGGAGGAGGAGTAG
- a CDS encoding MMPL family transporter encodes MSRFFYSIGKTAYSKPWIFIASWLLILGIIITAIVTNGVNTSSETRIDGTAAQDVLDELAEEYPAASGGQGSYLFEVPEGEAIDDPANAQALAMAANEIYNLDHVVNPMDMIQDEEAMAQMQAMQEMMSQLPASEVNHRPFIVQEMPVPGIQISEDGTVALFQFQLTKTAEDLSEAEREELADAANIAQDNSSITVIPTGALQGVDIPIGGTHEIIGLAIAAVILVVTLGSLIAAGLPLVVALIGVGVGVGGTFALSSMFEINSLTPVLALMIGLAVGIDYALFIVNRQRNLITEQQLPAKEAAARAVGTAGSAVFFAGLTVIIALSGLLVIGISFLSSMALVAALTVLIDVLVALTLLPALLGLIGERIVSAKARNKQLTGKDSKQGFSGAWITGLLKMKWAAILLVIVVLGTLAVPVAQMNLGMPSGESANQDTATRQSYDLISDSFGEGFNGPLLVVAKDQDAAAVNPQEYFQLLANISQLDGVAEVSPGGFNEDGTIAIISIIPENGPTDEATKQLVESLRTDAAATENTNTAIGVTGLTAINIDISEKLAEVFPIYIAIIVVLSLLILLVVFRSILIPIKATAGFLLSIMATFGATTAVFQWGWLGLLFGIDTGGPLLSFIPIMVTGILYGLAMDYQVFLVSSMREAYIHGEKGDRAIVSGYKTASKVVVAAALIMVSVFSGFIFTDDIMIKQIGFALAFGILVDAFLIRMVFVPAVMSLFGDKIWWLPKWLDKILPDLDIEGEKLLHELNEKDKAIRTKTGENSI; translated from the coding sequence GTGTCGAGATTTTTTTACAGCATCGGAAAAACAGCGTATAGCAAGCCATGGATTTTCATTGCCAGCTGGCTGCTCATATTAGGAATCATCATCACCGCCATCGTCACGAATGGCGTGAATACAAGCAGTGAAACAAGAATCGACGGCACCGCCGCACAGGACGTATTGGACGAATTGGCAGAAGAATACCCGGCGGCATCCGGCGGGCAGGGAAGTTATTTGTTCGAAGTGCCGGAAGGGGAAGCCATTGACGATCCGGCCAATGCCCAAGCTTTAGCCATGGCCGCAAATGAAATTTACAATTTGGATCATGTCGTCAATCCGATGGACATGATCCAAGACGAAGAAGCAATGGCACAGATGCAGGCAATGCAAGAGATGATGAGCCAGCTCCCAGCGTCTGAAGTCAACCACCGCCCGTTCATCGTTCAAGAAATGCCGGTCCCTGGCATCCAGATTTCAGAAGACGGCACGGTCGCGTTATTCCAGTTCCAACTGACCAAAACAGCGGAAGATTTGAGTGAAGCGGAGCGTGAAGAACTCGCGGATGCCGCGAATATCGCTCAAGACAACTCTTCCATTACAGTCATTCCGACAGGCGCGCTGCAAGGCGTCGATATCCCGATCGGCGGCACGCATGAAATCATCGGGCTCGCGATCGCAGCGGTTATTTTGGTCGTGACGCTCGGTTCACTCATCGCCGCAGGCTTGCCGCTGGTTGTGGCATTGATCGGCGTCGGTGTCGGTGTTGGCGGCACATTCGCCTTGTCGAGCATGTTCGAAATCAACAGCCTGACACCGGTTCTCGCCTTGATGATCGGCCTCGCTGTCGGCATCGATTATGCCTTGTTTATCGTCAACAGACAGCGCAACTTGATCACCGAACAACAATTGCCTGCTAAAGAAGCCGCTGCCCGTGCAGTCGGCACAGCAGGCAGCGCGGTATTCTTTGCCGGCCTGACTGTCATCATCGCACTCAGCGGCTTGCTCGTCATTGGCATTTCGTTCCTCAGCAGCATGGCGCTCGTCGCCGCATTGACCGTATTGATCGATGTGCTGGTCGCGCTCACCTTGCTTCCGGCCTTGCTTGGCTTGATCGGCGAACGGATTGTCTCAGCTAAAGCAAGGAACAAGCAACTTACGGGCAAGGATTCCAAGCAAGGCTTTTCTGGTGCTTGGATCACCGGCTTATTGAAGATGAAATGGGCAGCGATCCTGCTGGTCATCGTGGTTCTCGGCACCCTCGCAGTGCCGGTCGCGCAAATGAACCTCGGCATGCCCTCCGGTGAAAGCGCCAATCAAGACACGGCGACGAGACAAAGTTATGACCTCATTTCCGACAGCTTCGGCGAAGGGTTCAACGGCCCGCTGCTTGTCGTGGCGAAAGACCAGGACGCGGCTGCGGTGAACCCGCAGGAATATTTCCAGCTGCTCGCCAATATCTCGCAGCTGGACGGCGTAGCGGAAGTATCTCCAGGCGGATTCAATGAAGATGGCACGATCGCCATCATCAGCATCATCCCGGAAAACGGGCCGACCGATGAAGCGACAAAACAATTGGTGGAAAGCTTGCGGACAGATGCCGCAGCTACCGAAAACACCAATACGGCAATCGGCGTGACCGGCTTGACGGCGATCAATATCGACATCTCGGAAAAACTCGCTGAAGTGTTCCCGATCTATATCGCCATTATCGTCGTGCTGTCACTGCTTATTTTGCTGGTCGTGTTCCGTTCGATCCTCATCCCGATCAAGGCGACGGCCGGCTTCCTGTTGAGCATCATGGCAACGTTCGGCGCCACCACCGCCGTCTTCCAGTGGGGCTGGCTCGGTTTACTCTTCGGAATCGACACCGGCGGCCCGCTGCTGAGCTTTATTCCGATCATGGTGACCGGCATCCTGTATGGCCTCGCCATGGATTACCAGGTCTTCCTCGTATCATCGATGCGCGAAGCCTATATCCACGGCGAAAAAGGCGACCGGGCCATCGTCAGCGGCTATAAGACGGCAAGTAAAGTCGTTGTCGCCGCCGCATTGATCATGGTTTCTGTATTCTCCGGCTTCATCTTCACGGACGACATCATGATCAAGCAGATCGGTTTTGCCTTGGCGTTCGGCATCCTTGTCGATGCCTTCTTGATCCGCATGGTCTTTGTCCCGGCCGTCATGTCACTGTTCGGCGACAAGATCTGGTGGCTGCCGAAATGGCTCGACAAGATTCTTCCGGATTTGGATATTGAGGGAGAAAAGTTGCTTCATGAATTGAACGAAAAAGATAAGGCAATACGCACGAAGACTGGGGAAAACTCAATCTAA
- a CDS encoding TetR/AcrR family transcriptional regulator, translating into MPDGNLRDQKKIATRQALAEAAFNLAWERGVDGFVVEDIVRTAGYSRRTFANYFSCKEEAVANALTMDDYSQRDGQFAFSTENYTPLDTIELYIRGSFTINKLRRLNQLVSLSRDYPALKLYVTGALMKVQDFAKRGISEAFGSDYPEEYYHILIGAVFGAILPVLDESIAVKLPEDGEQGETDNEFNRYIDTVFAHLRKGFN; encoded by the coding sequence ATGCCAGATGGCAATTTGCGGGATCAGAAAAAAATAGCGACGCGCCAGGCCTTGGCGGAAGCGGCGTTTAATTTAGCGTGGGAGCGTGGCGTGGACGGGTTTGTCGTGGAAGATATCGTCCGGACGGCAGGCTATTCGCGCCGGACCTTTGCCAATTATTTTTCATGCAAGGAAGAAGCGGTCGCCAACGCCTTGACGATGGACGATTATTCGCAGCGAGACGGCCAATTCGCCTTTTCCACAGAAAATTACACGCCTTTAGACACCATCGAATTGTATATCCGGGGGAGTTTCACGATCAATAAGCTCAGGCGGCTAAACCAGCTTGTTTCGCTGTCGCGCGACTACCCGGCGCTTAAGCTCTATGTCACCGGGGCGTTGATGAAAGTGCAGGATTTTGCGAAACGCGGCATCAGCGAAGCGTTCGGCAGCGATTATCCGGAAGAGTATTACCATATCCTGATTGGTGCCGTATTCGGGGCGATTTTGCCGGTTCTGGATGAAAGCATCGCCGTCAAATTGCCTGAGGACGGGGAGCAGGGTGAAACGGACAATGAATTCAACCGATACATCGATACCGTCTTTGCCCATTTGCGAAAAGGCTTTAATTAA
- a CDS encoding Type 1 glutamine amidotransferase-like domain-containing protein, which translates to MKTHYYLGWFTDFFPENLSKALREDLTERKSLVMVSSDPSDPEVDGAVERSWLNQAGISFDEYHLIDSSIEREVAHASIRDASAIFLLGGDTLKQNRFLKEFKLAEPIKTSAALVMGASAGAINMSAKWKCSERFGYPLGMDTVCDGLALDPFSVLSHFDLENNMALVQEELSALSEEMDVYASNKDCALRTREGHLDIFGDVYAMSRSQVRKVEETF; encoded by the coding sequence ATGAAAACCCATTATTATTTAGGCTGGTTTACGGATTTTTTTCCGGAGAACTTAAGCAAAGCATTAAGGGAAGATCTTACGGAACGGAAATCGCTCGTGATGGTCAGCTCGGACCCATCTGACCCTGAAGTTGATGGGGCTGTGGAGCGTTCATGGCTCAATCAGGCGGGCATTTCATTCGACGAATACCATCTTATCGATTCGAGCATAGAGCGCGAAGTGGCACATGCCTCAATCAGGGATGCCTCGGCCATTTTTCTATTGGGCGGAGATACGCTTAAGCAAAACCGGTTTTTGAAGGAGTTCAAATTGGCAGAGCCGATCAAAACGAGCGCGGCTTTGGTCATGGGCGCGAGCGCCGGGGCGATCAATATGTCCGCTAAATGGAAATGCTCGGAACGCTTTGGGTATCCTTTGGGCATGGACACCGTGTGTGACGGGCTCGCCCTGGATCCTTTTTCTGTGCTGTCCCATTTCGATCTCGAAAACAATATGGCACTCGTCCAAGAAGAACTGTCTGCGCTGTCGGAGGAAATGGACGTGTATGCGTCCAATAAAGACTGTGCCCTACGCACACGAGAGGGCCATCTCGACATTTTCGGGGATGTCTATGCCATGTCGCGCTCACAAGTCCGGAAAGTGGAAGAAACTTTTTAG
- a CDS encoding YhdH/YhfP family quinone oxidoreductase, whose product MNPFKAIVIKEQQGEIVYGVEQIDEQQLSHGDVLVKVAYSSINYKDMLAVQKKGGVIRDYPMIPGIDFSGTIVHTGDSRFQEGQEVIVTGFEMGMSHTGGFAEYARVPAEWIVPLPEGLSLKDAMVFGTAGFTAALSIQALERHGMDPKNNPSLLVTGSTGGVGSLALQILSKIGYTNITALVRKDRQVDVAKSLGAGQVIFPDDLGELKKPLSKQKFDYVLDTVGGDVASVIIPQISYGGSMSMCGNAAGLQLTTTVLPFILRGVNLLGIDSVNVPIEKRGEIWDKMSSDWNITQTALTDEISLDQVPETIEAIKNGEHLGRTIVKCQEN is encoded by the coding sequence ATGAATCCATTTAAAGCGATTGTCATCAAAGAGCAACAGGGCGAAATCGTCTATGGGGTTGAACAAATCGATGAGCAGCAATTGTCGCATGGAGACGTCTTGGTGAAAGTGGCCTATTCGTCGATCAACTACAAAGACATGCTCGCGGTGCAGAAGAAAGGCGGCGTTATCCGCGATTACCCGATGATTCCAGGGATCGACTTCAGCGGCACGATTGTACATACAGGGGATAGCCGATTCCAGGAAGGGCAGGAAGTGATCGTCACCGGCTTTGAGATGGGAATGAGCCATACCGGCGGGTTCGCTGAATATGCCCGCGTTCCGGCCGAGTGGATCGTCCCGCTGCCGGAGGGCTTGAGCCTGAAAGACGCCATGGTGTTCGGGACGGCCGGGTTCACGGCGGCCCTGTCCATTCAAGCGCTCGAACGGCACGGCATGGACCCGAAAAACAATCCGTCGCTTTTGGTGACGGGATCGACTGGCGGGGTCGGCAGCCTTGCCTTGCAGATTCTCTCGAAGATCGGCTACACGAACATCACGGCATTGGTGCGGAAAGACCGCCAAGTGGACGTGGCGAAATCGCTCGGGGCTGGCCAAGTCATTTTCCCGGATGATCTGGGCGAATTGAAAAAGCCGCTCAGCAAGCAAAAGTTCGATTACGTCCTCGATACTGTCGGCGGCGATGTTGCGTCAGTCATCATCCCGCAAATTTCCTACGGCGGCAGCATGAGCATGTGCGGCAATGCGGCTGGCCTCCAGCTGACGACGACGGTCTTGCCGTTCATCTTAAGAGGCGTCAATCTGCTCGGCATCGATTCGGTCAATGTGCCGATCGAAAAACGGGGCGAGATCTGGGATAAGATGTCCTCCGATTGGAACATCACCCAAACGGCCTTGACGGACGAAATCTCGCTCGACCAAGTTCCCGAGACGATCGAAGCGATCAAGAACGGCGAGCATTTGGGAAGAACCATTGTTAAGTGCCAAGAGAATTGA
- a CDS encoding 5' nucleotidase, NT5C type, whose translation MKIGFDIDDTLINLREYAFHLYNEKLNKEVPLAVFHRLERVEIHEAFELTDEQGAEMWNSSLEDIYFNSCPPFPDAVETVQKLEKSGHEIFYITSRPKAHGERTLEWMKTQGFPIEEERFFYGMKDHEKIRFIEKIELDYYFDDKPEVLNTLADKGKTTVIVKDQSYNRHLNFPRIQEWSEVENFIDTEGF comes from the coding sequence ATGAAAATTGGGTTCGATATCGATGATACATTGATCAATTTAAGGGAATACGCTTTTCATCTCTATAATGAGAAATTGAACAAAGAAGTGCCGCTCGCTGTTTTTCATCGTTTGGAAAGAGTGGAAATCCACGAAGCATTTGAGCTGACGGATGAACAGGGAGCGGAAATGTGGAATTCCTCACTGGAAGACATTTATTTCAACTCATGCCCGCCGTTTCCGGACGCGGTGGAGACGGTGCAGAAACTGGAGAAAAGCGGCCATGAGATTTTCTATATTACATCGCGGCCGAAAGCGCATGGGGAACGCACCTTGGAATGGATGAAAACACAAGGTTTCCCGATCGAAGAAGAGCGGTTTTTCTACGGAATGAAAGACCACGAAAAAATCCGCTTTATCGAGAAAATCGAATTGGATTATTATTTCGATGACAAGCCAGAAGTATTGAACACCCTGGCAGACAAAGGAAAAACGACAGTGATCGTCAAGGACCAATCCTATAATCGCCATTTGAACTTCCCGAGGATCCAGGAGTGGTCAGAAGTAGAGAACTTTATCGATACGGAAGGGTTTTGA
- the ribD gene encoding bifunctional diaminohydroxyphosphoribosylaminopyrimidine deaminase/5-amino-6-(5-phosphoribosylamino)uracil reductase RibD: MFNDEFYMNLAIQNAQAMKGQTDPNPLVGAVIVNDNQIVGIGAHMKAGEAHAEIHALQMAGKKAQGATIYVTLEPCSHHGKTGPCAEAIVKAGLKKVVIGTLDPNPLVSGNGVKILEAAGIEVVSGVESEKAWQLNEVFNTFITEKRPFVTLKAGITLDGKIATHSYDSKWITSAESRRDAHQLRHENMAILVGVNTVIQDDPELTARIPNGRNPVRIVIDSGLKIPLASKVAQDKKADTWIFTSQQPDEAKEQQLLSAGIKVVRTGGVKSVDLKEALAVLGENGITSVLIEGGGTINASFLEAQLIDKVILYIAPKLIGGKGAPSFLGGAGFDKMNEAIELADAEITKIGKDFKMTGYPIYES; the protein is encoded by the coding sequence ATGTTTAACGATGAATTTTACATGAACTTGGCGATTCAAAATGCACAGGCGATGAAAGGGCAAACCGACCCGAATCCATTAGTGGGCGCGGTCATCGTCAACGACAACCAGATTGTAGGCATCGGGGCGCACATGAAGGCAGGGGAAGCGCATGCTGAGATCCATGCCCTCCAAATGGCGGGGAAAAAAGCACAAGGCGCAACCATCTATGTGACGCTCGAGCCTTGCTCGCATCACGGAAAAACAGGTCCTTGCGCGGAAGCCATCGTGAAAGCGGGGCTGAAAAAAGTCGTCATCGGCACGCTGGACCCGAATCCCCTCGTTTCTGGAAATGGCGTGAAGATACTGGAAGCTGCGGGAATCGAAGTCGTGTCCGGGGTCGAATCGGAAAAGGCCTGGCAATTGAACGAAGTATTCAATACCTTCATCACCGAAAAACGCCCTTTTGTGACATTGAAAGCGGGCATTACCTTGGACGGCAAGATCGCGACGCATTCCTATGACAGCAAATGGATCACATCAGCTGAATCGCGCCGGGATGCACACCAGCTCCGGCATGAAAATATGGCGATCCTGGTAGGCGTCAATACCGTCATCCAGGACGACCCCGAACTGACCGCCCGAATCCCGAATGGGCGCAACCCGGTCCGCATCGTCATCGATTCCGGTTTGAAGATCCCGCTGGCGTCGAAAGTGGCACAAGACAAAAAAGCGGACACGTGGATCTTCACGAGCCAACAGCCGGATGAAGCCAAAGAGCAGCAATTGTTGTCGGCCGGCATCAAAGTCGTCCGGACGGGCGGCGTGAAAAGCGTGGACTTGAAGGAAGCATTGGCTGTGTTGGGGGAAAACGGGATCACATCCGTGTTGATTGAAGGCGGGGGCACGATCAACGCCTCGTTCCTGGAAGCGCAGCTGATCGATAAAGTGATTTTATACATCGCCCCGAAATTAATCGGCGGCAAAGGAGCGCCAAGCTTTTTGGGGGGCGCAGGATTCGATAAAATGAACGAAGCGATTGAATTGGCGGATGCCGAAATCACGAAGATCGGCAAGGATTTCAAGATGACCGGCTACCCGATCTACGAATCGTAA
- a CDS encoding GTP cyclohydrolase II: protein MAQVKFDSKMLSALEGKIQLIQKEQGAIYLVGPIQLPVNLYGETVTFQWYCWLGCDEVATDYQKVIEKLSSSNLAELQQSSVLAYGDFANDEEALIRMHSICHTGDIFGSKRCDCGYQLKESMKMIVEHGTGALFYLANHEGRGIGLFSKAMAYLLQENGYDTVDANETLGFEDDTRNYDDAIAVLRALRSKPVTLLTNNPKKLEAMQNAGLQLSGRQALWGDHSEFNESYLQTKVRRSGHLEEEVACPNV, encoded by the coding sequence ATGGCGCAAGTAAAATTCGATTCCAAGATGCTGTCGGCTCTAGAAGGCAAAATTCAATTGATCCAAAAAGAACAAGGGGCGATCTATCTGGTCGGCCCGATTCAGCTTCCGGTCAATTTATACGGGGAAACGGTGACCTTCCAATGGTACTGTTGGCTGGGCTGCGACGAAGTGGCCACGGATTACCAAAAAGTGATCGAAAAATTATCTTCCTCTAATTTGGCGGAACTGCAACAATCGAGTGTATTGGCGTATGGTGATTTCGCTAATGATGAAGAGGCCTTGATCCGGATGCATTCTATTTGCCATACAGGCGATATTTTCGGCAGCAAGCGCTGCGATTGTGGCTATCAATTGAAAGAGTCGATGAAAATGATCGTCGAACACGGGACAGGCGCGTTGTTCTATCTCGCGAACCATGAAGGAAGAGGCATTGGGCTGTTCAGCAAGGCGATGGCTTACCTGCTTCAGGAAAATGGCTACGATACCGTCGATGCGAATGAAACGCTCGGGTTTGAAGACGATACGAGAAACTACGATGATGCGATTGCGGTATTGCGTGCATTGCGTTCCAAGCCGGTGACACTTCTGACCAACAACCCGAAAAAACTGGAAGCCATGCAAAATGCGGGTTTGCAGTTATCGGGCAGACAGGCTTTATGGGGAGATCATTCCGAGTTCAACGAAAGCTATCTCCAGACAAAAGTGAGGCGCTCCGGCCATCTAGAGGAAGAGGTGGCTTGCCCGAATGTTTAA
- a CDS encoding helix-turn-helix domain-containing protein: MEIGAKIRAIRNRKKITIAQMCEGTGLSKGFISNIENNNTSPSITTLNTIAAFLKVPLSYLLLEKQQHMRVVRKGERRNSSYNHLKIEHLASKGGLRTMIIEIPPGASIGEPHAHEGEESHLVLQGKIFAEQGEDSFVVEEGDSFSWNASVPHFVKNIGEDKAIIYISIYSDTELMDIL; encoded by the coding sequence TTGGAAATCGGGGCAAAGATTCGTGCCATTCGGAACCGCAAGAAAATCACCATCGCTCAAATGTGCGAAGGCACCGGCCTGTCAAAAGGGTTCATCAGCAACATCGAGAACAATAATACATCTCCTTCCATTACGACACTCAATACGATCGCCGCTTTCTTGAAGGTCCCCCTTTCGTATTTGCTGTTGGAAAAGCAGCAGCATATGCGCGTCGTCCGCAAAGGGGAGAGGAGAAATTCTTCATACAATCACTTGAAAATCGAACATTTGGCTTCAAAGGGTGGTTTGCGGACGATGATCATCGAGATTCCCCCAGGCGCCTCGATCGGCGAGCCGCATGCCCATGAAGGTGAAGAATCCCACCTCGTGCTGCAGGGGAAAATTTTCGCCGAACAAGGGGAAGATTCATTCGTCGTCGAAGAAGGCGACTCGTTCAGCTGGAATGCCAGTGTCCCGCATTTCGTGAAAAACATTGGGGAAGATAAGGCCATCATCTATATCTCGATTTATTCCGATACGGAATTGATGGATATCCTGTAA